One Streptomyces sp. SAI-135 DNA segment encodes these proteins:
- a CDS encoding MFS transporter encodes MPKFNERTLTEVKAPPTAPEAPARPGATLALTSAATAVALMTYTAPMVTLPDVAADLHTPLSAQAWLLNGTPLGLAALLLVAGTLADDYGRRRIFAAGTLALGLTTALGALTSSTWLFTLARIAQGAASAALLASSLGLIVHAFPSPRGRLHATGVWGAFVSGGIAVGPLLSGAMPSWRVSYGVLGAAAVLVAVLSARLLTESRAPRGGRPDLAGAVTFGLALVALVAALTLGRDGWLRAPVGLLLLASVVLLAVFAAVERRSATPMIDLELLRHRRFLVSSSSGLFTGLAVIGLFSFLPALLQQTLGLSAMDTAWLFLLWSGLSFAVALQVRRLAGRVPPRWQLAIGFLLHAAGVLTMLGSLDAGSWVRLLPGLVIAGVGSGLLNAALPLAAVESVPAARAAMGSGAQQTFRYIGSCAGVALTIAIATSSGGGLAHGADIAMLVSAVLALVAAASAVGLRER; translated from the coding sequence ATGCCTAAGTTCAATGAACGAACCCTTACTGAGGTGAAGGCGCCGCCTACCGCCCCCGAGGCGCCCGCCCGTCCGGGCGCCACCCTGGCCCTGACCAGCGCCGCCACCGCCGTGGCCCTCATGACGTACACCGCGCCGATGGTCACGCTCCCCGACGTCGCCGCCGACCTGCACACCCCGCTCTCCGCCCAGGCCTGGCTCCTGAACGGCACCCCGCTCGGCCTCGCCGCCCTCCTTCTGGTCGCCGGCACCCTCGCCGACGACTACGGCCGCCGCCGGATCTTCGCCGCCGGCACCCTCGCCCTCGGCCTCACCACCGCACTCGGCGCCCTGACCTCCTCCACCTGGTTGTTCACCCTGGCCCGCATCGCCCAGGGCGCGGCCAGCGCGGCACTCCTCGCGAGCAGCCTGGGCCTGATCGTCCACGCCTTCCCCTCACCGAGGGGCCGCCTGCACGCGACCGGAGTGTGGGGCGCGTTCGTGAGCGGCGGCATCGCGGTCGGCCCCCTGCTGAGCGGCGCGATGCCGAGCTGGAGAGTGTCCTACGGCGTTCTCGGCGCCGCCGCCGTGCTCGTGGCCGTCCTGTCCGCACGGCTGCTGACCGAGTCCCGGGCCCCGCGCGGCGGCCGCCCCGACCTCGCCGGAGCCGTGACCTTCGGGCTCGCCCTGGTCGCGTTGGTGGCGGCGCTGACATTGGGCCGCGACGGCTGGCTGCGGGCACCGGTCGGGCTGCTCCTGCTGGCATCCGTGGTCCTGCTCGCCGTGTTCGCGGCGGTGGAGCGCCGCTCGGCCACCCCGATGATCGACCTGGAACTGCTACGGCATCGCCGTTTCCTGGTGTCCTCCTCCAGCGGCCTGTTCACGGGTCTCGCGGTGATCGGCCTGTTCAGCTTCCTGCCGGCCCTCCTCCAGCAGACGCTCGGCCTGTCCGCGATGGACACGGCCTGGCTCTTCCTCCTGTGGTCCGGCCTGTCCTTCGCGGTCGCCCTCCAGGTCCGCCGCCTGGCGGGCCGGGTGCCGCCGCGCTGGCAGCTCGCGATCGGCTTCCTGCTGCACGCGGCGGGCGTACTGACCATGCTGGGCTCGCTCGACGCGGGTTCCTGGGTACGGCTGCTGCCGGGCCTGGTGATCGCCGGCGTCGGCAGCGGCCTGCTGAACGCGGCGCTCCCGCTGGCCGCCGTGGAGTCCGTACCGGCCGCCCGCGCGGCGATGGGCTCGGGCGCCCAGCAGACCTTCCGCTACATCGGCTCCTGCGCCGGAGTCGCCCTGACGATCGCGATCGCCACCTCCTCCGGCGGCGGCCTCGCCCACGGCGCGGACATCGCGATGCTGGTGTCGGCGGTGCTGGCACTGGTGGCGGCCGCGAGTGCGGTGGGGCTGCGGGAGCGGTGA
- a CDS encoding DUF6412 domain-containing protein — protein MTRDWTTPRPAAVLLFLLLDVLLLDAGSLSAAVALAATAAAGSAFVACSLIASRCAPAVPPTRVRTAIRDRARRTAFLPQRDPDAKGRPRPRAPGHALPATAA, from the coding sequence GTGACGCGCGACTGGACGACACCGCGTCCCGCCGCCGTGCTGCTCTTCCTCCTCCTCGACGTCCTCCTCCTCGACGCCGGCAGCCTCTCCGCCGCCGTCGCGCTCGCCGCGACCGCCGCGGCCGGCTCCGCCTTCGTCGCCTGCTCGCTGATCGCCTCGCGCTGCGCGCCCGCCGTACCGCCCACCCGGGTCCGCACCGCCATCCGCGACCGCGCCCGCCGCACGGCCTTCCTCCCGCAACGCGACCCCGACGCCAAGGGCCGCCCCCGCCCCCGAGCGCCCGGCCACGCCCTCCCGGCGACCGCCGCGTAG
- a CDS encoding SEC-C metal-binding domain-containing protein: MRPDTPAENVDHNAEAARLERTADRYPEDAEALLVQAAAHLELAGDRPAASSLYDRLLAAQDGLESPYLVRALKAANLWEYGHEAEARAIIDGVRSASPRDPAPWVIVAEALESHDELEQAQETFTEGVRVLLTDVAEPPYSTHPLLFGRHRVRRMLGLAHDEWDTLADTLHSSPVSLDELHDPKRVWSLGSENPAELEAEISRLRAELGTYREALSRPFPVAVLHWPASELTELVEAYPSLSAEYPSHEEHLATIEASLRELAASGTANLGIVSGTVPSYEAFAASEGSSPADTALLPQYATTLAARGRAVEWPPQRGTACWCGSGRVYGECHGE, translated from the coding sequence ATGCGCCCCGACACGCCTGCCGAGAACGTCGACCACAACGCCGAAGCGGCGCGCCTGGAGCGGACCGCCGACCGGTATCCCGAGGACGCCGAAGCCCTGCTCGTGCAGGCCGCGGCCCATCTGGAACTGGCCGGCGACCGCCCCGCCGCGTCCTCCCTCTACGACCGCCTGCTGGCCGCGCAGGACGGCCTGGAGAGCCCGTATCTCGTCCGTGCCCTGAAGGCCGCGAACCTCTGGGAGTACGGCCATGAGGCCGAGGCCAGGGCGATCATCGACGGCGTCCGGTCAGCCTCCCCCCGGGACCCGGCGCCCTGGGTGATCGTCGCGGAGGCCCTGGAGTCCCACGACGAGCTGGAGCAGGCGCAGGAGACGTTCACGGAAGGGGTGAGGGTCCTCCTGACGGACGTGGCGGAGCCGCCGTACTCCACGCATCCCTTGTTGTTCGGTCGTCACCGCGTCCGCAGGATGCTCGGCCTGGCCCACGACGAGTGGGACACCCTGGCGGACACCCTGCACTCCTCCCCGGTCTCCCTGGACGAACTCCACGACCCGAAGCGCGTGTGGTCCCTCGGCTCGGAGAACCCGGCGGAGCTGGAGGCGGAGATCTCCCGCCTGCGCGCCGAACTCGGCACCTACCGCGAGGCGTTGTCCCGCCCGTTCCCGGTGGCGGTCCTGCACTGGCCGGCGTCCGAACTCACCGAACTGGTCGAGGCCTACCCTTCCCTCTCCGCGGAGTACCCCTCCCACGAGGAGCACCTGGCGACGATAGAGGCCTCCCTGCGGGAGCTCGCCGCCTCCGGCACGGCGAACCTGGGCATCGTCTCGGGCACGGTCCCGTCCTACGAGGCCTTCGCCGCCTCGGAGGGCTCGTCCCCGGCGGATACGGCCCTCCTCCCCCAGTACGCGACGACCCTGGCGGCGCGGGGGCGGGCGGTGGAGTGGCCGCCGCAGCGGGGGACGGCGTGCTGGTGCGGGTCGGGGCGGGTCTACGGGGAGTGCCACGGGGAGTGA
- a CDS encoding LLM class F420-dependent oxidoreductase, translated as MKEIIGKYGIWNGGGLRAEDPSRRGERAEAAAELEELGFGAIWLGGSSSAANAAPLLEATSRVVVGTSIQSIWDHEAEAAAASHTDLNAAHSGRFVLGLGVSHAKLAEQYRRPYSALVSYLDALDGAGAPAEGRVLAALGPRTIELARDRAAGSIPYLITADQTARSRELLGDTPLLAPELKVVLESDPARARTLARDCLAIYLGLPNYTNNFLRNGFTEDDFKDGGSDRLVDAVFAWGSDDRIRARVDEFIAAGADHVALQVVDGGTRYDLPRQAWRRLAALLA; from the coding sequence ATGAAGGAGATCATCGGAAAGTACGGCATCTGGAACGGCGGCGGTCTGCGCGCGGAGGACCCCTCCCGACGGGGCGAACGCGCCGAGGCCGCCGCCGAGTTGGAGGAGCTCGGGTTCGGGGCGATCTGGCTGGGCGGCAGCAGTTCGGCCGCCAACGCCGCCCCGCTGCTGGAGGCGACGTCCCGTGTGGTCGTCGGCACCAGCATCCAGAGCATCTGGGACCACGAGGCCGAGGCCGCCGCCGCGAGCCACACCGACCTGAACGCCGCCCACTCCGGCCGCTTCGTCCTGGGCCTGGGCGTCAGTCACGCCAAGCTCGCGGAGCAGTACCGGCGCCCGTACTCGGCCCTGGTGTCCTACCTGGACGCCCTGGACGGGGCGGGGGCTCCTGCCGAGGGCCGTGTCCTGGCCGCGCTGGGTCCGAGGACCATCGAGCTCGCCCGGGACCGCGCGGCCGGTTCGATCCCGTATCTGATCACCGCGGACCAGACGGCACGGTCCCGTGAACTCCTGGGCGACACACCCCTGTTGGCCCCGGAGCTGAAGGTCGTCCTGGAGTCCGACCCCGCCAGGGCCCGCACCCTGGCCCGCGACTGCCTGGCCATTTATCTGGGCCTGCCCAACTACACCAACAACTTCCTCCGCAACGGCTTCACGGAGGACGACTTCAAGGACGGCGGCAGCGACCGGCTGGTGGACGCGGTCTTCGCCTGGGGCTCGGACGACAGGATCCGCGCCCGCGTCGACGAGTTCATCGCGGCGGGCGCGGACCACGTGGCCCTGCAGGTGGTGGACGGCGGCACGAGGTACGACCTGCCGAGGCAGGCATGGCGCAGGCTCGCGGCACTACTGGCGTGA
- a CDS encoding ROK family transcriptional regulator: MNRTNGGVNLPALRSHNSALVLDLLRGAGAGGISRLELAERTGLTPQAVSKITGRLREAGLAVEAGHRASTGGKPRTVLRLVPGAAHAVGIHLDRDALRTVLVDLAGAVVGERRAALDLGAGAEAVVGTVAEEVAVLVKGVGGSVSGSLPVSGPPPAAGPLPALLGVGVALPGPLDHTRGVLHRVTGFPEWDGFPLRDALAGRLGVPVVVDKDTNAAALGLAVAGERGSFAYLHLGTGLGAGLVLGGTVHRGARTGAGEFGHQVVQLDGPPCGCGDRGCVEALCLAAVARGDLTEAARVLGIATGNLVALLDIDLVLLGGRTVTAAPDAFLRGVEAVLDERARRTGEQPVPVRPATDGIAEGAAQLVLAPHFGRPDA, encoded by the coding sequence GTGAACAGGACGAACGGTGGCGTCAACCTCCCGGCCCTGCGCAGCCACAACTCCGCGCTCGTGCTCGACCTGCTCCGCGGCGCGGGCGCCGGGGGCATCAGCCGGCTGGAGCTCGCCGAGCGGACGGGACTGACCCCGCAGGCCGTCTCCAAGATCACCGGGCGGCTGCGGGAGGCGGGCCTCGCGGTGGAGGCGGGCCACCGGGCGTCGACGGGCGGCAAACCGCGGACGGTCCTGCGGCTGGTCCCCGGGGCGGCCCACGCGGTGGGCATCCACCTGGACCGGGACGCGCTGCGGACGGTGCTGGTCGACCTCGCGGGGGCGGTGGTGGGCGAACGCCGAGCCGCGCTGGACCTGGGGGCGGGGGCGGAGGCCGTGGTGGGGACGGTCGCGGAAGAGGTCGCAGTGCTGGTGAAGGGGGTGGGCGGGAGCGTCTCCGGCTCACTGCCGGTCTCCGGCCCGCCGCCCGCCGCCGGCCCCCTTCCCGCTCTCCTCGGCGTCGGCGTCGCCCTCCCCGGGCCCCTCGACCATACCCGGGGCGTGCTGCACCGGGTCACCGGCTTCCCCGAGTGGGACGGCTTCCCCCTGCGGGACGCGCTCGCGGGGCGGCTCGGAGTGCCCGTCGTGGTCGACAAGGACACCAACGCGGCCGCGCTGGGGCTCGCGGTCGCGGGGGAGCGCGGGTCGTTCGCGTATCTGCATCTCGGTACGGGACTCGGGGCCGGGCTCGTCCTCGGCGGGACCGTGCACCGGGGGGCGCGGACCGGGGCCGGGGAGTTCGGACACCAGGTCGTCCAGCTCGACGGGCCGCCCTGCGGGTGCGGGGACAGGGGCTGCGTCGAGGCGCTGTGCCTGGCGGCGGTGGCCCGCGGCGACCTCACCGAAGCGGCCCGGGTCCTGGGCATCGCGACCGGCAACCTCGTCGCCCTCCTCGACATCGACCTGGTCCTGCTGGGCGGCCGTACCGTCACCGCCGCCCCGGACGCCTTCCTGCGGGGCGTCGAAGCAGTCCTCGACGAACGCGCCCGGCGCACCGGCGAGCAGCCCGTCCCCGTCCGCCCGGCGACCGACGGGATCGCCGAGGGCGCGGCCCAGCTCGTCCTGGCCCCCCACTTCGGCCGCCCCGACGCGTGA
- a CDS encoding fumarylacetoacetate hydrolase family protein has translation MKLLRVGTAGTETPALLDADGVLRDLSGVVEDIDGTLLADDAALGRLRAAAETGDLPALDATGLRVGPPVGRIGKIVCIGLNYHDHARETGAEPPAEPVIFFKAADTVVGPYDTVLVPRRSVKTDWEVELAVVIGRTARYLSSAEEGLAHVAGYAVAHDVSEREFQIERGGTWDKGKNCETFNPLGPWLVTADEVPDPQSLSLKLWVNGELKQDGTTAEQIFPVGEVVRYVSQFMTLYPGDVINTGTPAGVAMGEPEPKPYLRAGDVVELEISGLGRQRQEFKGA, from the coding sequence ATGAAACTGCTGCGAGTCGGTACGGCGGGAACGGAGACGCCCGCGCTGCTCGACGCCGACGGGGTCCTGCGCGACCTGTCCGGTGTCGTGGAGGACATCGACGGGACGCTGCTCGCCGACGACGCGGCACTCGGCCGCCTCCGCGCGGCCGCGGAGACCGGCGACCTGCCGGCGCTGGACGCCACCGGGCTGCGCGTCGGACCGCCGGTCGGGCGGATCGGGAAGATCGTCTGCATCGGCCTGAACTACCACGACCACGCCCGCGAGACGGGGGCCGAGCCGCCCGCCGAGCCCGTGATCTTCTTCAAGGCCGCGGACACGGTGGTCGGCCCCTACGACACGGTGCTGGTGCCCCGCCGGTCGGTGAAGACCGACTGGGAGGTCGAGCTGGCGGTCGTGATCGGGCGTACGGCCCGGTACCTGTCGTCCGCCGAGGAGGGGCTCGCCCATGTCGCCGGGTACGCGGTGGCGCACGACGTGTCCGAGCGCGAGTTCCAGATCGAGCGCGGCGGGACGTGGGACAAGGGCAAGAACTGCGAGACGTTCAACCCCCTGGGCCCGTGGCTGGTGACGGCGGACGAGGTCCCGGACCCGCAGAGCCTGTCGCTGAAGCTGTGGGTCAACGGGGAGCTGAAGCAGGACGGCACGACCGCCGAGCAGATCTTCCCGGTGGGTGAAGTGGTGCGGTACGTCAGCCAGTTCATGACCCTGTACCCGGGTGACGTCATCAACACCGGTACGCCCGCGGGGGTGGCGATGGGGGAGCCCGAGCCCAAGCCGTATCTGCGGGCGGGGGATGTGGTGGAGCTGGAGATCTCCGGGCTCGGGCGCCAGCGGCAGGAGTTCAAGGGAGCCTGA
- a CDS encoding helix-turn-helix domain-containing protein, whose amino-acid sequence MALGKDYATQECSIARALEIVGERWTLLVVRDALYGVRRYNDFLVHLGIPRAVLATRLQMLTEEGILEKRRYQESPPRDEYIATDRAIALWPALRALGRWGREHHGESALRTFHHAECGTELGSWGECPACATVVPVEDVLMVPGPGLDPDPADPVSRALLQPRRLLQPIVVDQV is encoded by the coding sequence ATGGCACTGGGCAAGGACTACGCGACACAGGAATGCTCGATCGCCCGCGCGCTGGAGATCGTCGGCGAACGCTGGACCCTGCTCGTCGTCCGCGACGCCCTCTACGGCGTCCGGCGCTACAACGACTTCCTCGTCCACCTCGGCATCCCGCGCGCGGTCCTCGCCACCCGCCTCCAGATGCTCACGGAGGAGGGCATTCTGGAGAAGCGCCGCTACCAGGAGTCGCCGCCGCGCGACGAGTACATCGCCACCGACCGCGCTATCGCCCTGTGGCCCGCCCTGCGCGCCCTCGGCCGCTGGGGCCGCGAGCACCACGGCGAGAGCGCGCTGCGCACCTTCCACCACGCCGAGTGCGGCACCGAACTCGGCTCCTGGGGCGAATGCCCCGCCTGCGCCACCGTCGTACCGGTCGAGGACGTCCTCATGGTGCCCGGCCCCGGGCTCGACCCGGACCCGGCCGACCCGGTCAGCCGGGCGCTGCTCCAGCCGAGGAGGCTCCTTCAGCCGATCGTGGTCGATCAGGTATAA
- a CDS encoding Gfo/Idh/MocA family oxidoreductase — protein sequence MTAADLRVGLVGYGLAGSVFHAPLIAATEGLTLDTVVTSNPERQEQARAEFPDVRTVAGTDELFARAADLDLVVIASPNKTHVPLATAALEAGLPVVVDKPIAGTAAEARELAARAEERGLLLSVFQNRRWDNDFLTLRRLLDEGELGDVWRFESRFERWRPQPKGGWRESGDPAEIGGLLYDLGSHVVDQALTLFGPAASVYAEADVRRPGAEIDDDTFIAITHTGGVRSHLYVSATTAQLGPRFRVLGSKAGYVKYGLDPQEAALREGARPGTSAEWGREPESLWGRLGAGESPVTGGGSPVPTLPGDYPAYYAGVARALADGGTNPVTALEAAAALDVLEAARRSAHDGVAVQL from the coding sequence ATGACTGCTGCTGACCTCCGCGTGGGCCTCGTCGGCTACGGCCTCGCGGGCTCCGTCTTCCACGCCCCGCTGATCGCCGCCACCGAGGGCCTCACCCTCGACACGGTGGTCACCTCGAACCCCGAGCGGCAGGAACAGGCCCGCGCCGAGTTCCCGGACGTCCGTACCGTCGCAGGCACCGACGAGCTGTTCGCCCGCGCCGCCGACCTGGACCTCGTCGTCATCGCGTCCCCCAACAAGACGCACGTCCCGCTCGCCACCGCCGCCCTGGAGGCCGGCCTCCCGGTCGTGGTCGACAAGCCGATCGCCGGCACCGCGGCCGAGGCGCGCGAGCTCGCCGCCCGCGCCGAGGAGCGCGGCCTGCTCCTGTCGGTCTTCCAGAACCGCCGCTGGGACAACGACTTCCTGACCCTGCGCCGCCTCCTCGACGAGGGCGAACTGGGCGACGTCTGGCGCTTCGAGTCCCGTTTCGAGCGGTGGCGCCCGCAGCCCAAGGGCGGCTGGCGCGAGTCCGGCGACCCCGCAGAGATCGGAGGTCTGCTCTACGACCTCGGCAGCCATGTCGTCGACCAGGCCCTGACCCTCTTCGGGCCCGCCGCCTCCGTGTACGCCGAGGCGGACGTCCGCCGCCCCGGCGCCGAGATCGACGACGACACGTTCATCGCGATCACCCACACCGGTGGCGTCCGCTCCCACCTCTACGTCTCCGCCACCACCGCCCAACTCGGCCCCCGTTTCCGGGTCCTGGGCTCCAAGGCGGGCTATGTGAAGTACGGCCTGGACCCGCAGGAGGCGGCCCTCAGGGAGGGTGCGCGGCCCGGCACGTCGGCCGAATGGGGCCGCGAGCCCGAGTCGCTGTGGGGCCGGCTCGGTGCCGGTGAATCCCCCGTGACCGGCGGCGGCAGCCCCGTCCCCACCCTCCCCGGCGACTACCCCGCTTACTATGCGGGCGTGGCCAGGGCCCTCGCCGACGGCGGCACCAACCCGGTGACCGCGCTGGAGGCGGCCGCCGCCCTCGACGTACTGGAGGCGGCGCGCCGTTCGGCCCACGACGGAGTGGCGGTGCAGCTGTGA
- a CDS encoding heme-degrading domain-containing protein: protein MTHNTGLTPKFHPELTPPLEELEAQERHLVFRQFTYEDAWALGSLLVEMARERQAPVAIDIRRGGQQLFHAALPGSTPDNDAWIDRKRRVVERYGSASYLVGARFRAKGSTFEESSRLDPDEYAAHGGSFPITVEGVGVVGTVTVSGLPQLQDHRMVVEALEEFLGKGL, encoded by the coding sequence GTGACGCACAACACCGGGCTGACCCCGAAGTTCCACCCGGAACTCACCCCGCCCCTGGAGGAGCTGGAGGCGCAGGAGCGCCACCTGGTCTTCCGGCAGTTCACGTACGAGGACGCGTGGGCGCTGGGCTCCCTGCTGGTGGAAATGGCCAGGGAGCGGCAGGCGCCCGTGGCCATCGACATCCGCCGCGGCGGCCAGCAGCTCTTCCACGCGGCCCTGCCGGGCTCCACCCCGGACAACGACGCCTGGATCGACCGCAAGCGCCGGGTCGTGGAGCGCTACGGCTCCGCCTCCTACCTGGTCGGCGCCCGCTTCCGCGCCAAGGGCAGCACCTTCGAGGAGTCCTCGCGGCTGGATCCGGACGAGTACGCGGCCCACGGCGGCTCCTTCCCCATCACGGTGGAGGGCGTGGGCGTGGTCGGCACGGTGACGGTCTCGGGCCTGCCCCAGCTCCAGGACCACCGCATGGTGGTCGAGGCGCTTGAGGAGTTCTTGGGCAAGGGTCTGTAG
- a CDS encoding class E sortase: MRQRITHHGTRRRRERRRRAVWAGGELLVTVGVVLLLLVVHQLWWTNREAREGAHREVEALEREWERGQGAESGSASASRDPGEAHEQQEQQEQQQSRDSSTGQDPHPSTPTPDPSQAYAVLGIPRLHLRVPVAEGVGKVSVLNEGYVGHYPGTGQPGGVGNFALAGHRNTHGEPFRHVDRLVPGDAVRVETRGAVYTYAVDRTLRQTSARDSGVIGPVPRSTVHPAYGYSEPGHYLTLTTCTPEYTSRYRLVVWGKLVSARTR; this comes from the coding sequence ATGCGGCAGCGCATCACGCACCACGGAACCCGGCGCCGGCGCGAGCGTCGCCGGCGCGCGGTGTGGGCGGGCGGCGAACTGCTGGTCACCGTCGGCGTCGTGCTGCTGCTCCTCGTCGTGCACCAGCTGTGGTGGACCAACCGGGAGGCCCGGGAAGGCGCCCACCGCGAGGTCGAGGCCCTGGAGCGGGAGTGGGAGCGGGGTCAGGGGGCCGAGTCCGGGTCCGCGTCCGCATCCCGGGACCCGGGGGAAGCGCACGAACAGCAGGAACAGCAGGAACAGCAGCAGTCGCGGGACTCCTCGACCGGTCAGGACCCCCACCCCAGCACCCCGACGCCGGACCCCTCCCAGGCGTACGCCGTCCTCGGCATCCCCCGTCTCCACCTCCGCGTCCCCGTCGCCGAGGGCGTCGGCAAGGTGAGCGTGCTCAACGAGGGGTACGTCGGCCACTACCCCGGCACCGGACAGCCGGGCGGCGTCGGGAACTTCGCGCTCGCCGGGCACCGCAACACCCACGGCGAGCCTTTCCGTCACGTCGACCGGCTCGTGCCCGGGGACGCCGTCCGGGTGGAGACGCGGGGCGCGGTGTACACGTACGCCGTCGACAGGACCCTGCGCCAGACCTCGGCCCGCGACTCGGGGGTGATCGGCCCGGTCCCGCGCTCGACGGTCCATCCCGCTTACGGGTACAGCGAGCCCGGTCACTACCTCACCCTCACCACCTGCACCCCGGAGTACACGTCCCGGTACCGGCTGGTGGTGTGGGGCAAGCTCGTGTCGGCGCGCACGCGCTGA
- a CDS encoding beta-1,6-galactanase, producing MIRRRTLLTAAGGTLLGSALATGTARADATIAVSPGTSYGTWEGWGTSLAWWANVFGARDDFADIFFTTKSTSYNGTSLPGLGLNIARYNLGACSWNTVSGSSMVASPNIPAFKQIEGYWQDWNNEDPTSSAWDWTADANQRAMLVKATSRGATSELFANSPMWWMCLNHNPSGASDGGNNLQSWNYRQHASHLASVALYAKNNWGVNFATVDAFNEPSSSWWTATGTQEGCHMDAGVQSAVLPYLRSELNNRGLTGVRISASDETSYDLARTTWNSFSSTTKGYVNQVNVHGYQGSSGRRDLLYTDVVTTAGKKLWNSETGDGDGTGYTTAFNLLYDFRWLHPTAWVYWQVMDPTAGWGVIKYDAGTLQAGAIETKYYVLAQFSRHIRPGMKILDTGVSNAVAAYDATARRLVIVALNTSTSAQTLTFDLSRFTTVTGGSGGLVPRWNTVTTGGDKYASYSNTFLSGKSVAVPFAAKAVQTLQIDGVTI from the coding sequence ATGATCCGACGCAGAACGCTGCTGACAGCCGCGGGAGGAACTCTCCTCGGCAGCGCGCTGGCCACCGGAACCGCCCGTGCGGACGCCACGATCGCGGTGAGCCCGGGGACGTCCTACGGCACCTGGGAGGGCTGGGGCACGTCCCTGGCCTGGTGGGCCAACGTGTTCGGCGCCCGGGACGACTTCGCCGACATCTTCTTCACCACCAAGTCGACGTCCTACAACGGCACTTCGCTTCCCGGCCTCGGCCTGAACATCGCCCGCTACAACCTGGGCGCGTGCAGCTGGAACACCGTGAGCGGCTCGTCCATGGTCGCGTCGCCGAACATCCCCGCCTTCAAGCAGATCGAGGGCTACTGGCAGGACTGGAACAACGAGGACCCGACGTCCTCGGCGTGGGACTGGACGGCGGACGCGAACCAGCGGGCGATGCTGGTGAAGGCGACGTCACGCGGGGCGACTTCGGAGTTGTTCGCCAACTCCCCCATGTGGTGGATGTGCCTGAACCACAACCCCTCCGGCGCCTCCGACGGCGGCAACAACCTCCAGTCCTGGAACTACCGCCAGCACGCCTCCCACCTCGCCTCGGTGGCCCTCTACGCCAAGAACAACTGGGGCGTGAACTTCGCGACGGTCGACGCCTTCAACGAGCCGTCCTCGTCCTGGTGGACGGCGACCGGCACGCAGGAGGGCTGCCACATGGACGCGGGCGTCCAGTCGGCCGTACTGCCTTACCTGCGCAGCGAGTTGAACAACCGCGGCCTGACCGGCGTGCGGATCTCGGCCTCCGACGAGACCAGCTACGACCTCGCCCGCACCACCTGGAACTCCTTCAGCTCGACCACCAAGGGGTACGTCAACCAGGTCAACGTCCACGGCTACCAGGGTTCGAGCGGCCGCAGGGACCTCCTCTACACGGACGTGGTGACCACGGCCGGCAAGAAGCTGTGGAACTCCGAGACCGGCGACGGCGACGGCACCGGCTACACCACGGCCTTCAACCTCCTCTACGACTTCCGCTGGCTGCACCCCACGGCCTGGGTCTACTGGCAGGTCATGGACCCGACGGCGGGCTGGGGAGTGATCAAGTACGACGCCGGCACCCTCCAGGCCGGCGCGATCGAGACGAAGTACTACGTGCTGGCCCAGTTCAGCCGCCACATCCGCCCTGGGATGAAGATCCTTGACACGGGCGTGAGCAACGCGGTCGCGGCCTACGACGCCACGGCGAGGCGCCTGGTCATCGTGGCCCTGAACACCTCCACCTCGGCCCAGACCCTGACCTTCGACCTGTCCCGCTTCACCACGGTGACGGGCGGCTCCGGCGGTCTGGTCCCGCGCTGGAACACGGTGACGACGGGCGGCGACAAGTACGCGTCGTACTCCAACACCTTCCTGAGCGGGAAGTCGGTGGCGGTGCCGTTCGCGGCGAAGGCGGTGCAGACGCTGCAGATCGACGGCGTGACGATCTGA
- a CDS encoding YidC/Oxa1 family membrane protein insertase gives MSVFADLVQHLADLLHPLFGGTAAAAAIVLFTALVRLLVHPLSRAAARGQKARTRLQPKIAELRKKHKDDPGELQKAVLALHAEEKVSPLSGCLPGLLQLPAFFLLYHLFSNTTIGGSANELLSHELFAAPLGGRWADALGHGGVFGGAGLVYVCLFAFVAVVAAFNYRRTKRMTAANPVLPVTDGQPVPGVGAMTRVMPFMSFFTLFTVAVVPLAAALYVVTSSTWAAVERAALYR, from the coding sequence ATGTCCGTCTTCGCTGATCTGGTACAGCATCTCGCCGACCTGCTCCACCCCCTCTTCGGCGGCACCGCGGCCGCCGCCGCGATCGTCCTGTTCACCGCTCTCGTACGACTGCTCGTGCACCCCCTGTCCCGCGCCGCCGCCCGCGGCCAGAAGGCCCGCACCAGGCTCCAGCCGAAGATCGCCGAGCTGCGGAAGAAGCACAAGGACGACCCCGGCGAGCTCCAGAAGGCCGTGCTGGCCCTGCACGCCGAGGAGAAGGTGTCACCGCTGTCCGGCTGTCTGCCCGGACTGCTCCAGCTCCCCGCGTTCTTCCTGCTGTACCACCTCTTCTCCAACACCACGATCGGCGGCAGCGCGAACGAACTGCTCAGCCACGAGCTGTTCGCCGCGCCGCTCGGCGGACGCTGGGCGGACGCGCTGGGCCACGGCGGGGTGTTCGGGGGAGCGGGGCTCGTGTACGTCTGCCTCTTCGCGTTCGTGGCCGTGGTGGCGGCCTTCAACTACCGCCGTACGAAGCGGATGACGGCCGCGAACCCGGTCCTGCCGGTGACCGACGGGCAGCCGGTGCCCGGGGTGGGCGCGATGACCAGGGTCATGCCCTTCATGTCCTTCTTCACGCTCTTCACCGTGGCGGTGGTGCCCCTGGCGGCCGCGCTGTACGTGGTGACCAGTTCGACGTGGGCCGCGGTCGAGAGGGCCGCCCTCTACCGCTGA